A genomic stretch from Acidimicrobiales bacterium includes:
- a CDS encoding cold-shock protein produces the protein MATGTVKFFNAEKGFGFISREQGDDVFVHFSNIQGDGYKTLEEGQNVEFDVAPGRKGEEAQNVRVV, from the coding sequence TTGGCTACAGGTACCGTGAAGTTCTTCAACGCAGAGAAGGGCTTCGGCTTCATCTCGCGTGAGCAGGGCGATGATGTGTTCGTCCACTTCTCCAACATCCAGGGCGATGGGTACAAGACCCTCGAAGAGGGCCAGAACGTCGAGTTCGACGTCGCCCCCGGCCGCAAAGGCGAGGAAGCTCAGAACGTTCGCGTCGTCTGA
- the infA gene encoding translation initiation factor IF-1, which yields MPKPKEDAFVLEGRTDEALKGGHFRISLDNGHQVLGHLSGKMRKNRIRILPGDRVQVEVSAYDLNRGRITYRYK from the coding sequence TTGCCGAAGCCCAAGGAAGATGCGTTCGTCCTGGAAGGACGGACAGACGAAGCACTCAAGGGGGGCCACTTCCGGATCTCCCTCGACAACGGCCACCAGGTGCTCGGCCACCTGAGCGGGAAGATGCGCAAGAACCGCATCCGCATCCTCCCCGGCGACCGCGTGCAGGTGGAGGTCTCCGCCTACGACCTCAACCGCGGCCGCATCACCTACCGCTACAAGTGA
- a CDS encoding SDR family NAD(P)-dependent oxidoreductase yields MSTLEGTVALVTGASSGIGEATARRLAADGAAVALVARRADRLNALAKELDGPGHRTLVIPADITEEAQARAAVEQTVAELGRLDTLVNNAGMMLLGPAVGAPIDEWQRMVEINVLGLLYCAHAGLPHLLAAATDGPRRVADLVNVSSVAGRIARSGSGVYNLTKHGVGALSESLRQEVTARHVRVSLVEPGAVETELAGHNRPEIRDSIRRRFAEIERLQADDIADAVAYIVTRPRHVAVNELLIRPTEQEG; encoded by the coding sequence ATGTCGACTCTCGAGGGGACTGTCGCGCTGGTCACCGGCGCATCCAGCGGCATCGGTGAGGCCACCGCCCGACGGCTCGCCGCCGATGGCGCCGCGGTGGCGCTGGTGGCCCGCCGGGCCGACCGGCTGAACGCGCTGGCGAAGGAGCTGGACGGGCCCGGGCACCGCACGCTGGTGATCCCGGCCGACATCACCGAGGAGGCGCAGGCCCGGGCCGCGGTCGAGCAGACCGTCGCCGAGCTGGGGCGACTCGACACCCTGGTCAACAACGCCGGGATGATGCTGCTGGGCCCGGCCGTCGGGGCGCCGATCGACGAATGGCAGCGCATGGTCGAGATCAACGTGCTCGGCCTCCTCTACTGCGCCCACGCCGGCCTGCCTCATCTGTTGGCGGCGGCCACCGACGGTCCGCGGCGCGTCGCCGACTTGGTCAATGTCAGCTCGGTCGCAGGCCGAATCGCCCGCAGTGGAAGTGGTGTCTACAACCTCACCAAGCACGGTGTGGGGGCGCTGAGCGAGTCGCTGCGACAGGAGGTGACCGCGCGCCACGTGCGCGTGTCGCTCGTCGAGCCGGGGGCGGTGGAGACCGAGCTGGCCGGGCACAACCGGCCCGAGATCCGCGACTCGATCCGCCGGCGTTTCGCCGAAATCGAGCGGCTCCAAGCCGACGACATCGCCGACGCGGTCGCCTACATCGTCACCCGCCCCCGTCACGTCGCCGTCAACGAGCTCCTGATCCGCCCCACCGAACAGGAGGGCTGA